A genome region from Nocardia sp. NBC_01730 includes the following:
- a CDS encoding TIGR03619 family F420-dependent LLM class oxidoreductase, producing the protein MKFAISYSTPYYGADPDRIVTFARHAEDCGFEAIYVPEHIAVYPGAKVGNHEIPAELPYPDPLDCLTFIAAATQRILLGTGVLLLPYRHPVILAKRLATIDLLSRGRMRLLTVGLGTLPGEAEAMGVDYGTRGRRADEAIDAMRLLWSGGADGVSYHGEFFAFDNLVSFPKPYGVLDLPIHVGGSSRAAARRAGLRGDGYFPGGVMGPDERAEQMDIARAAAIEAGRDPSALQCTRWGSIDMPLEHVEGLAAQGVTRVVVGADPDRALDQMSRFAERFGLRAGIGNSNNHG; encoded by the coding sequence ATGAAGTTCGCGATCAGTTACAGCACGCCCTATTACGGTGCCGATCCCGACCGGATCGTCACCTTTGCCAGGCATGCCGAGGATTGTGGTTTCGAGGCCATCTATGTGCCCGAGCACATCGCGGTGTATCCCGGCGCGAAGGTGGGGAACCATGAAATTCCCGCCGAGTTGCCGTATCCGGACCCGCTCGACTGCTTGACCTTCATCGCAGCGGCCACACAGCGGATCCTGCTTGGTACCGGTGTCCTGCTGCTGCCGTATCGCCACCCGGTCATCCTTGCCAAACGCCTCGCGACCATTGATCTGTTGTCACGCGGACGGATGCGCCTGTTGACTGTCGGGCTCGGCACTTTGCCGGGTGAGGCCGAGGCCATGGGAGTGGACTACGGAACCCGAGGACGTCGTGCCGACGAAGCGATCGACGCAATGCGCTTGCTGTGGTCCGGTGGTGCCGACGGTGTCAGCTACCATGGCGAGTTCTTCGCGTTCGACAATCTGGTCAGCTTCCCGAAACCCTATGGCGTGCTTGATTTGCCGATCCATGTCGGCGGATCCAGCCGCGCGGCCGCGCGCCGGGCGGGCCTGCGCGGCGACGGCTACTTCCCCGGCGGCGTCATGGGCCCCGACGAGCGCGCAGAGCAGATGGATATCGCGAGGGCCGCAGCCATCGAGGCGGGGCGCGACCCGTCAGCGCTGCAGTGCACGCGCTGGGGATCGATCGACATGCCGCTCGAACATGTCGAGGGTCTGGCCGCGCAGGGTGTGACACGAGTCGTCGTCGGCGCCGATCCCGACCGGGCTCTCGACCAAATGTCCCGATTCGCTGAGCGATTCGGCCTTCGTGCCGGTATCGGTAATTCGAACAACCACGGCTGA
- the mgtE gene encoding magnesium transporter, with product MSQTDIIEVRPTLSESLQDVVESHRVDAALDWLDNHPPHVIADQLARMDAVRAGMAFRLLDKDLALAVFEELEPVDQQQILQSLRDQNFRDLVEGMAPDDRARMLREAPAKVAKKALAGLSPRERRMTASLLGYPEGSAGQYMTPEVVALPRDLTVAEALGMVRAKGGNAETVYTLPVVDSGRRLTGIVELRELVLSEPDTMVSELVVTEPAFARATDSAEKAARLMRETNDINLPVVDSEDRLVGLLTIDDAVEVIEAADSEDVARQAGSAPWEGHYMAAGVFQLARYRALWLLLLLFAATLTVSVTDFFEGTLQQAAHLALFIPLLIGAGGNAGAQAATACVRALAVGEVRVSDLFKVIWRECRVGLVLGSLLAAAGLVIGALFVGPRIALVVGITLVLICGWAATIGGTMPLLAKKLRIDPAVVSAPMVTTLVDATGLIIYFTTAKLVLGI from the coding sequence ATGTCGCAGACCGACATCATCGAAGTACGTCCGACGCTGTCCGAATCCCTGCAGGACGTCGTCGAAAGCCACCGTGTGGACGCCGCGCTCGACTGGCTCGACAACCATCCGCCGCACGTCATCGCCGACCAGCTCGCCCGCATGGACGCGGTGCGGGCCGGGATGGCGTTCCGGCTGCTCGACAAAGACCTGGCGCTGGCCGTCTTCGAGGAACTAGAGCCGGTGGACCAGCAGCAGATTTTGCAGAGTCTGCGCGACCAGAACTTCCGCGACCTGGTCGAGGGCATGGCACCCGACGACCGGGCCCGCATGTTGCGCGAAGCGCCCGCCAAGGTTGCCAAGAAGGCGCTGGCCGGGCTGAGCCCGCGCGAGCGACGGATGACCGCGAGCCTGCTCGGCTACCCGGAAGGCTCCGCGGGGCAGTACATGACGCCCGAGGTGGTGGCGCTGCCGCGCGACCTGACCGTCGCCGAGGCGCTCGGCATGGTGCGGGCCAAGGGCGGCAACGCCGAGACGGTGTACACGCTGCCCGTCGTCGACTCGGGCAGGCGCCTGACCGGCATCGTCGAGTTGCGGGAGCTGGTGCTCAGCGAGCCGGACACGATGGTGTCGGAACTGGTCGTCACCGAACCGGCCTTCGCGCGCGCCACCGACTCCGCGGAGAAGGCCGCCCGGTTGATGCGCGAGACCAACGACATCAACCTGCCGGTCGTCGACAGCGAGGACCGGCTGGTCGGGCTGCTCACCATCGACGACGCGGTCGAGGTGATCGAGGCCGCCGACAGCGAGGACGTGGCCCGGCAGGCGGGCTCCGCGCCATGGGAGGGACACTATATGGCGGCCGGGGTGTTCCAGCTGGCCCGCTATCGCGCGCTGTGGCTGCTGCTGTTGCTGTTCGCGGCGACCCTCACGGTGAGCGTGACCGACTTCTTCGAAGGCACCCTGCAGCAGGCCGCGCACCTCGCGTTGTTCATCCCGCTGCTGATCGGGGCGGGCGGCAACGCGGGCGCGCAGGCCGCCACCGCCTGCGTGCGTGCGCTGGCCGTCGGCGAGGTCAGGGTGTCGGACCTGTTCAAGGTGATCTGGCGGGAATGCCGGGTCGGGCTGGTGCTCGGATCGCTGCTGGCCGCCGCGGGCCTGGTGATCGGCGCCCTGTTCGTCGGCCCGCGCATCGCTCTGGTCGTCGGCATCACGCTGGTCCTGATCTGTGGCTGGGCCGCCACCATCGGCGGCACCATGCCGCTGCTTGCGAAGAAGCTGCGGATCGATCCCGCGGTCGTCTCCGCGCCGATGGTCACCACTCTGGTGGACGCCACCGGCCTGATCATCTACTTCACCACAGCCAAGCTGGTGCTCGGGATCTGA